In Sebaldella termitidis ATCC 33386, one DNA window encodes the following:
- a CDS encoding lytic transglycosylase domain-containing protein: MMRKFIFFLLFIAALTGGAYYLMNTLFPIKYEEYVKEASEKYDIDEALIYAIIKAESGFNSSAKSHKDAQGLMQLLPSTAEWIAKREKIKSYDLHDPRDNIMLGTAYFNYLLQKTDGNVEKAWIAYNAGIGRLKNEKWRQIEETTKYVQKLNFVYPIYKFRLKYKI; the protein is encoded by the coding sequence ATGATGCGAAAATTTATTTTTTTTCTTTTATTCATTGCAGCACTTACAGGTGGTGCATATTATCTGATGAATACACTTTTCCCGATAAAATACGAGGAATATGTAAAAGAAGCAAGTGAAAAATATGACATAGACGAGGCACTGATTTATGCTATTATAAAAGCTGAAAGCGGCTTTAACAGCAGTGCGAAATCACATAAAGATGCTCAGGGACTTATGCAGCTGCTTCCTTCTACAGCAGAGTGGATAGCTAAAAGAGAAAAGATAAAAAGTTATGATCTTCATGACCCTAGAGATAATATAATGCTGGGAACAGCATATTTTAATTATTTACTGCAAAAAACAGACGGAAATGTGGAGAAAGCATGGATAGCGTATAATGCAGGAATTGGAAGATTAAAAAACGAAAAGTGGAGGCAGATAGAGGAAACTACTAAATATGTGCAGAAGCTGAATTTTGTATATCCGATATATAAGTTCAGACTAAAGTACAAAATATAA
- the hydG gene encoding [FeFe] hydrogenase H-cluster radical SAM maturase HydG, which yields METWKDEVLEQSFVNTDLIEKLISAENIPSDEEFNKVMEKAEKGKDTLSLEEVAVLLNSPQKERIERIFETAKEIKERVYGHRVVLFAPLYLGNKCMNLCTYCGFKATNTEIDRLTLDLDQIDGEVNTLIDQGHKRLILVYGTHPDYTAEYIAKTVEKTYSVKGEHGEIRRVNINAAPMSVEDFKKIKDSGIGTYQIFQETYHEPTYSHVHPQGEKANFKWRLFGLDRAMKAGIDDVGIGALFGLYNWKFEVLGLMSHVLHLEENYGVGPHTISFPRLTEATGIVRHEDYTVKDDELKRIIAILRLAVPYTGLILTARESAKMRKECMDLGVSQIDAGTQIELQGYTKNEKEQDLAKEQFTIGDSRSLLEVMQDLMENGFVPSFCTACYRLGRTGEHFMEFSKPGFIHNFCSPNAYLTLAEYLEDYAEEETKETGYNLIKQEIKTAPLDERVKKDVIEKLEKIKNGERDLYF from the coding sequence ATGGAAACATGGAAAGACGAAGTTTTGGAGCAGAGTTTTGTTAATACGGATTTGATAGAAAAACTCATATCAGCTGAAAATATACCAAGTGATGAAGAGTTTAACAAAGTAATGGAAAAAGCCGAAAAAGGAAAAGATACACTTTCACTTGAAGAAGTGGCGGTACTCCTAAACTCACCACAGAAAGAAAGAATTGAGAGAATTTTCGAAACAGCTAAAGAAATAAAAGAAAGAGTTTACGGACACAGGGTGGTTTTATTTGCTCCGCTGTATCTGGGAAATAAATGTATGAATCTTTGTACATACTGTGGTTTTAAGGCTACAAATACTGAAATAGACAGGCTTACCCTTGATTTGGATCAGATTGACGGAGAAGTAAATACACTAATAGATCAGGGTCATAAAAGACTTATACTTGTTTACGGTACGCATCCTGATTATACTGCGGAATATATCGCTAAAACAGTAGAAAAGACCTATTCGGTAAAAGGTGAACACGGTGAAATAAGAAGAGTTAATATAAATGCGGCGCCTATGTCTGTAGAAGACTTTAAAAAAATAAAAGATTCAGGAATAGGAACATATCAGATATTTCAGGAAACATACCATGAGCCTACATACAGCCATGTCCACCCGCAAGGTGAAAAGGCTAACTTCAAATGGAGACTTTTCGGTCTTGACAGAGCAATGAAGGCCGGGATTGACGATGTGGGAATCGGAGCTCTTTTCGGGCTTTATAACTGGAAATTTGAGGTTTTGGGATTGATGAGCCATGTGCTTCATCTAGAAGAGAATTACGGGGTAGGACCTCATACAATTTCTTTCCCGAGACTTACAGAAGCCACAGGAATAGTAAGACATGAGGACTACACAGTAAAGGATGACGAATTAAAAAGAATAATAGCAATATTAAGACTGGCAGTGCCGTACACAGGATTAATTCTTACTGCAAGAGAAAGTGCCAAGATGAGAAAAGAGTGTATGGATCTGGGAGTCTCACAAATAGATGCCGGAACCCAGATAGAGCTTCAGGGATATACAAAAAACGAGAAAGAACAGGATCTTGCAAAGGAACAGTTTACAATAGGAGACAGCAGATCACTTCTGGAAGTAATGCAGGATCTGATGGAAAACGGATTTGTGCCGTCGTTTTGTACAGCGTGCTACAGACTCGGGAGAACCGGAGAGCATTTTATGGAATTTTCAAAACCCGGATTTATTCATAATTTCTGTTCACCTAATGCTTATCTTACACTGGCGGAATATCTGGAAGATTATGCAGAAGAGGAAACCAAGGAAACAGGCTATAACCTTATAAAACAGGAGATAAAAACTGCACCGCTTGATGAGAGAGTAAAGAAAGACGTAATAGAAAAACTCGAAAAAATCAAGAATGGTGAAAGAGACCTGTATTTTTAA
- the thyA gene encoding thymidylate synthase, protein MKQYLDMVKYVLENGIKKENRTGVDTISNFAYFYRVDLSEGYPLLTTKKMYFNSMLKELFWYLSGEEHIKNLRKDTKIWDAWADEEGRLETAYGRFWRRYPVPETHLDGEVFADESSKWVTRESNGQLVFDQIGYVIDTLKEMKTNPNHKNGRRLIVLAWNPGNAAISKLPPCHYTFAFNVLGNKLNCHLTQRSGDIALGIPFNLACYSLLTMMIAKECGYEPGEFAHTIIDAHIYENHIEGLKEQLKREPLKLSKIEIADKPFDELTFDDVKLVDYVSHPLIKFEVAV, encoded by the coding sequence ATGAAACAGTATTTGGATATGGTTAAGTATGTGTTGGAAAACGGGATAAAAAAGGAAAACAGAACCGGGGTAGATACTATTTCTAATTTTGCATATTTTTACAGAGTGGATTTAAGTGAGGGTTATCCTCTCCTTACTACAAAAAAAATGTATTTTAATTCAATGCTGAAAGAACTTTTCTGGTATTTAAGCGGTGAAGAGCATATAAAAAATTTGAGAAAAGATACTAAAATATGGGATGCATGGGCAGATGAGGAAGGAAGGCTGGAAACAGCATACGGAAGATTCTGGAGAAGATATCCCGTACCTGAAACACATCTTGACGGTGAAGTATTCGCAGACGAGAGCAGCAAGTGGGTAACAAGAGAGTCAAACGGACAGCTTGTTTTTGATCAGATTGGATATGTGATAGATACTCTTAAAGAGATGAAGACAAATCCTAATCATAAAAACGGCAGAAGACTGATAGTTCTTGCATGGAACCCGGGAAATGCCGCTATAAGCAAGCTTCCGCCGTGCCATTATACATTTGCGTTTAATGTACTTGGGAATAAGCTGAACTGTCATCTGACACAGAGAAGCGGGGATATAGCTCTGGGAATACCGTTTAATCTTGCATGTTATTCTCTTCTTACAATGATGATAGCAAAAGAGTGCGGATATGAACCGGGAGAATTCGCCCATACTATAATTGATGCACATATATATGAAAATCATATAGAGGGGCTTAAGGAACAGCTGAAAAGAGAGCCGCTGAAGCTGTCTAAGATAGAGATAGCGGATAAGCCGTTTGATGAGCTTACATTTGATGATGTAAAGCTGGTGGATTACGTGAGCCATCCGCTGATAAAATTTGAAGTGGCAGTATAA
- a CDS encoding dihydrofolate reductase, whose amino-acid sequence MFSAIVAVGKNYEIGKKNQLLWHISDDLKNFKKITTGKTVIMGRKTFESIGKPLPNRRNIILSRTLDKVEGAEVFHSLDEVISLFGKSNEEVFIIGGADIYSEMFDSFQKLYVSFIKNEDTEADAFFPKINFSDWKIMEERDYEAWSFKILEKIQ is encoded by the coding sequence ATGTTTAGTGCAATTGTAGCAGTAGGCAAGAATTATGAAATTGGAAAAAAAAATCAGTTGTTGTGGCATATTTCAGACGATTTGAAAAATTTTAAAAAAATAACAACAGGAAAAACAGTTATAATGGGAAGAAAAACCTTTGAAAGCATAGGAAAGCCGCTTCCGAACAGAAGAAATATAATCTTGTCCAGAACGTTGGATAAGGTAGAGGGAGCTGAGGTTTTTCATTCGCTGGACGAGGTAATCAGCTTATTTGGGAAAAGCAATGAAGAGGTATTTATAATAGGCGGAGCAGATATATACAGTGAAATGTTTGACAGCTTTCAAAAGCTGTATGTTTCATTTATAAAAAATGAGGACACTGAGGCAGATGCATTTTTTCCAAAGATTAATTTTTCAGACTGGAAAATTATGGAAGAAAGAGATTATGAAGCTTGGAGCTTTAAGATATTAGAAAAAATACAATGA
- a CDS encoding TetR/AcrR family transcriptional regulator, which produces MPKVKFDREEIINTTFELLKNDGIRGISARNIAKKMKSSTAPIYAHFENIAVLKKEVINMAKDVLVNYLERMYTDRKMLNTAMGVVIFAREQKELYRSIFLIDADFKSIFERAVLKILETSRDDERFEHFDRNETMNIILKIWYYLHGYATLVCTEFIKNPTDEEIKNKILEVATIFISDALDKKLTAIINKNRGEFFCLFFCLKNFL; this is translated from the coding sequence ATGCCTAAAGTAAAGTTTGACAGGGAAGAAATAATAAACACTACTTTTGAATTATTAAAAAATGACGGAATAAGAGGAATAAGTGCCAGAAATATAGCAAAAAAAATGAAGTCATCTACAGCACCTATTTATGCACACTTTGAAAATATAGCTGTTTTGAAAAAAGAAGTTATAAATATGGCAAAGGATGTATTGGTTAATTATCTGGAGAGGATGTACACAGACAGAAAGATGCTTAATACCGCTATGGGTGTGGTAATATTTGCAAGGGAACAGAAAGAGCTTTACAGATCTATATTTTTAATTGATGCAGATTTTAAGAGTATATTTGAAAGAGCTGTTCTAAAAATACTGGAAACAAGCAGGGATGATGAAAGATTTGAGCATTTTGACAGAAATGAAACTATGAATATAATTTTGAAAATCTGGTATTATCTGCATGGTTATGCTACTCTTGTCTGTACAGAGTTTATTAAGAATCCTACTGATGAAGAGATAAAAAATAAAATACTGGAAGTAGCAACAATATTTATTTCTGATGCTTTGGATAAGAAACTGACAGCTATAATTAATAAAAATAGAGGAGAATTTTTCTGCCTCTTTTTTTGTTTGAAAAATTTTTTATAA
- a CDS encoding BglG family transcription antiterminator — protein MYINNRLLKVIEFLKNKDEATIKETAVALKISEKAVRYEIDKLNFILAVNKFPEIKKESKGRLISREFSAAYDEKVFLELINKNTKNDRKEYIKLRILLDEKINFSRMSDELDVSRTTVKNDVSEIEKEIKKEIKKDGIKLNNNNHDNEETDIRNYILKNYKENINKFFYMEETESGLIDTLVFNELSGADMDMIREFLNRISEEIENKDNNFYEYIFSYLIVAYMRIRRGHLIENMKNKSFLKNTNEYILVSGQIKILEKSFGITYAENEVLQLVDYILGFISYGYNTSIFESWIEIKLLVQEIISEVNNYTDLDITSDEELFNGLLNHIKPVIYRMKNSLGIEEEIYYEAIKAYPELFDIVKNALKGLENLIGKKIDNSEIALFTIHFLASIERNRNFRNKYRNILLVCGGGYGTSMLVGKQLEENYDINITATLSYMELLDYNLENVDLIISTLTLNEHLTEKINKPIVKITAFFTVEDQEKLNIYLVKKNSYKEKMNKVLELIEETDIVKNDRELKNKLKLIIDEDDTVLIKKEKRLADFILEDRVQIIDSAESWQKSIEICGRPLIEKNEIKKDYIEEIINIAELFGVHFILENNVAIPHGEVFTNVNKSCISVLSIRNAVDFPGNRKVFLMFLIGAANITEHVKSIEEIINLTQKKDLLEKIKKIDNSAELYKFFKTLNN, from the coding sequence GTGTATATAAATAATCGATTATTAAAAGTAATAGAATTTTTGAAAAATAAAGATGAAGCAACGATAAAAGAAACTGCCGTAGCCTTAAAGATATCTGAAAAGGCAGTAAGATATGAAATTGATAAACTGAATTTTATACTGGCAGTAAATAAATTCCCCGAGATAAAAAAGGAGTCTAAGGGAAGGCTTATAAGCCGTGAATTTTCAGCAGCATATGATGAAAAAGTATTTTTGGAGCTTATAAATAAAAATACAAAAAATGACAGAAAGGAATACATAAAATTAAGAATTCTGCTTGATGAAAAAATAAATTTTTCCCGTATGTCCGATGAACTGGATGTAAGCCGGACTACTGTAAAAAATGATGTAAGTGAAATAGAAAAGGAAATAAAAAAGGAAATAAAAAAGGACGGTATAAAGCTTAATAATAATAACCACGATAATGAGGAAACCGACATAAGAAACTATATCCTGAAAAACTACAAGGAAAATATAAATAAATTCTTCTATATGGAAGAAACAGAGAGCGGTCTTATAGATACTCTGGTTTTTAACGAGCTTTCCGGGGCAGATATGGATATGATAAGAGAGTTTTTGAACAGAATATCGGAAGAGATAGAAAATAAGGATAATAATTTTTATGAATATATATTTTCCTATCTGATAGTTGCCTATATGAGAATAAGAAGAGGTCATCTGATAGAAAATATGAAAAATAAAAGTTTTTTAAAAAATACAAATGAATATATCCTTGTATCCGGACAGATAAAAATACTGGAAAAAAGCTTTGGGATCACTTATGCCGAGAATGAGGTACTCCAGCTCGTAGACTATATTCTGGGATTTATTTCATACGGCTATAATACTTCAATATTTGAAAGCTGGATAGAGATAAAGCTTTTAGTTCAGGAAATAATAAGCGAAGTAAATAATTATACAGATCTGGATATTACTTCTGACGAGGAGCTGTTCAACGGACTTCTGAATCATATAAAGCCGGTGATCTACAGAATGAAAAACAGTCTGGGAATAGAGGAGGAAATTTATTATGAGGCTATAAAGGCTTACCCTGAATTATTTGATATTGTGAAAAATGCTCTGAAAGGTCTGGAAAATCTGATAGGAAAGAAAATAGACAATTCTGAAATAGCTTTATTTACGATACATTTTCTTGCCTCAATAGAGAGAAACAGAAATTTTAGAAATAAATACAGGAATATCCTTCTGGTATGCGGAGGAGGCTACGGTACTTCAATGCTTGTAGGAAAGCAGCTGGAGGAAAATTATGACATAAATATAACTGCAACATTATCTTATATGGAGCTTTTGGATTATAATCTCGAAAATGTAGATTTGATAATCAGTACACTGACATTGAACGAACATCTGACAGAAAAGATAAATAAACCTATAGTAAAAATAACTGCTTTTTTTACGGTGGAGGATCAGGAAAAGCTGAATATATATCTGGTAAAAAAGAATTCCTATAAGGAAAAAATGAATAAAGTACTGGAATTAATCGAGGAAACCGATATTGTCAAGAACGACAGGGAGCTCAAGAATAAATTAAAGCTGATAATAGATGAAGATGATACTGTTTTGATAAAAAAAGAAAAGAGACTGGCTGATTTTATTCTGGAAGACAGGGTACAGATAATAGACAGTGCGGAAAGCTGGCAAAAATCAATAGAAATATGCGGCAGACCGCTTATCGAAAAAAATGAGATAAAAAAAGACTACATAGAGGAAATAATAAATATAGCAGAGTTATTCGGAGTACATTTTATACTGGAAAATAATGTGGCAATACCTCACGGGGAAGTTTTTACCAATGTGAATAAATCCTGTATAAGCGTGCTGAGTATAAGAAATGCGGTTGATTTTCCGGGAAACAGAAAGGTATTTCTGATGTTTCTAATAGGAGCTGCCAATATTACGGAACACGTAAAAAGTATAGAAGAGATAATAAACCTGACACAGAAAAAAGATTTGCTGGAAAAAATAAAGAAAATAGATAATTCGGCGGAGTTATATAAGTTTTTTAAAACTTTAAATAATTAA
- a CDS encoding glycoside hydrolase: MKLTVLGGGGVRSPFLAKSLTNKAKELGIKKLVFMDNDEEKLKIYGGIAKRVAAAVDKDVIFELTTDAEEAVTDANYIITTLRVGQDEGRYQDEKTAQKYGVLGQETTGAGGFAMSLRSIPVLVEYCKLINKKSAPGVIIFNFTNPSGLVTQALRNEGFDNVYGICDGPSHFTQQLADFIKADREKFDITCYGLNHLSYFRDAKADGKDVMNDILNHPALFSETEMRLFDRQLLHILHDELPNEYLYFFYYNDKVVDSIKKNGSARGELIKDINKRMLEEIKRTDINDTDKIFEIYMRHLMEREKSYFAIESGQVRPEEFPVPTFEEYVNTPDEGGYSSIALNFIKAVNGKGDISMTLLVPNNGSIKELNDEDVIEITCDISKDGVKQRKIDNIPDAQMQIIRTIKMFERLTVEAIKEKNKEKAIKALMIHPLINTYNIAEKITDEFLELYKEYIGEWK, encoded by the coding sequence ATGAAACTTACAGTTCTGGGCGGAGGAGGAGTAAGATCTCCTTTTCTGGCAAAATCATTAACAAACAAAGCTAAAGAGCTTGGAATAAAAAAACTGGTATTTATGGATAATGATGAGGAAAAACTGAAAATATACGGAGGAATTGCTAAAAGAGTAGCAGCAGCTGTGGATAAAGATGTAATATTCGAACTTACCACAGATGCGGAAGAGGCTGTAACAGATGCTAATTATATAATAACTACGCTGAGGGTAGGGCAGGATGAAGGACGATATCAGGATGAAAAAACAGCACAGAAATACGGGGTGCTGGGACAGGAAACTACCGGTGCAGGCGGATTTGCAATGTCTTTGAGATCTATTCCCGTACTGGTGGAATACTGTAAGTTAATAAATAAAAAATCTGCTCCGGGGGTAATTATATTTAATTTTACAAATCCTTCGGGACTTGTAACACAGGCGTTAAGAAATGAAGGCTTTGATAATGTATATGGAATATGTGACGGACCGAGCCACTTTACACAGCAGCTCGCAGATTTTATAAAGGCTGACAGGGAAAAATTTGATATAACATGCTACGGATTAAATCATCTTTCATATTTTAGAGATGCTAAAGCCGACGGAAAAGATGTTATGAACGATATCCTGAATCACCCTGCATTATTCAGCGAAACAGAGATGAGACTGTTTGACAGACAGCTTCTTCATATACTTCATGACGAGCTTCCGAATGAATATCTGTATTTTTTCTACTATAACGATAAAGTGGTAGATTCTATAAAAAAGAACGGTTCTGCAAGAGGAGAGCTCATAAAGGACATCAATAAGAGAATGCTGGAAGAAATAAAGAGAACAGATATAAATGATACAGATAAAATATTTGAAATATATATGAGACATCTTATGGAAAGAGAGAAAAGCTATTTTGCCATAGAGTCCGGTCAGGTAAGACCCGAGGAATTTCCTGTTCCTACATTTGAAGAATATGTAAATACACCTGACGAAGGAGGGTATTCTTCAATAGCACTGAACTTCATAAAAGCTGTTAACGGAAAAGGAGATATTTCCATGACTCTTCTTGTACCGAACAACGGGAGTATAAAGGAACTCAATGATGAGGATGTAATAGAGATAACATGTGATATAAGCAAAGACGGGGTAAAGCAAAGAAAAATAGATAATATTCCTGATGCGCAAATGCAGATAATAAGAACAATAAAGATGTTTGAAAGACTCACAGTAGAAGCAATCAAGGAAAAAAATAAGGAAAAGGCAATAAAGGCACTGATGATACACCCGCTTATAAATACTTACAATATTGCAGAAAAGATAACAGATGAATTTTTGGAATTATATAAAGAATATATCGGAGAATGGAAGTGA
- a CDS encoding glucosamine-6-phosphate deaminase — protein sequence MEIIKTGNYDELSKYAGEIILKEIKSEEKTLICLASGDTPQGAYTYVAEALKDEDLSKYNFVFVGLDEWAGMDKNDKGSCQDYMQRDLFGKLNLGPDQLVEFNAKSDNLEEECRKMDAFIEENGGLDLVILGVGMNGHLGLNEPGTSFDKYSHVVDLSENTKEVAKKYFETERKLEKGITLGIKHFLEAKKEVLIISGSKKADIAKKVAEEEVSVEIPATSAKLHKNSCLILDSESSSRL from the coding sequence ATGGAAATAATTAAGACCGGAAATTATGATGAGCTTTCTAAATATGCAGGGGAAATAATACTAAAAGAGATAAAAAGCGAGGAAAAAACATTGATATGTCTGGCTTCGGGAGATACACCGCAGGGAGCGTATACCTACGTGGCAGAAGCACTAAAAGACGAGGATTTATCTAAGTATAATTTTGTATTCGTAGGGCTGGACGAGTGGGCAGGAATGGATAAAAACGATAAGGGAAGCTGTCAGGATTATATGCAGAGGGATTTATTCGGAAAGCTTAATTTAGGACCGGATCAGCTTGTGGAATTTAATGCAAAATCAGATAATCTTGAAGAAGAATGCAGAAAGATGGATGCTTTCATAGAGGAGAACGGAGGACTCGATCTGGTGATTCTTGGTGTAGGTATGAACGGACATCTGGGATTAAACGAGCCTGGGACATCTTTTGATAAATATTCTCATGTAGTAGATTTGAGTGAAAATACCAAGGAAGTAGCGAAGAAATATTTTGAAACAGAGAGAAAGCTGGAAAAAGGAATAACTTTAGGAATAAAACATTTTCTGGAAGCTAAAAAAGAAGTTCTTATTATTTCAGGCAGCAAAAAAGCGGATATAGCCAAGAAAGTGGCAGAAGAGGAAGTAAGTGTGGAAATACCTGCTACATCAGCAAAACTACACAAAAACAGCTGTTTGATATTAGACAGTGAAAGCAGCAGCAGACTTTAA
- a CDS encoding PTS lactose/cellobiose transporter subunit IIA → MDIEQISFQIISFAGDSFSTMLKALGKAKEKDFESAEKLMEEAKKSLDDAHNVHTEILVSEAQGNKQEYSVLLSHAQDTLMNTILAETLLSEIIELYKAKEDKE, encoded by the coding sequence ATGGATATAGAACAAATAAGTTTTCAGATAATTTCTTTTGCAGGAGACAGTTTCTCTACAATGTTAAAAGCTTTGGGGAAAGCAAAGGAAAAAGACTTTGAATCAGCGGAAAAATTAATGGAGGAAGCCAAAAAATCACTTGATGATGCGCATAATGTGCATACAGAGATACTGGTTTCCGAAGCACAGGGAAATAAGCAGGAGTATTCCGTACTTCTGTCTCATGCACAGGATACACTGATGAATACAATACTGGCAGAAACATTATTAAGTGAAATAATAGAATTATATAAAGCAAAGGAAGATAAGGAGTGA
- a CDS encoding PTS sugar transporter subunit IIB — protein sequence MDFDRLHILLVCNLGASTSVMVSKMTEVAEKSEKLKDVDIKIDAYPVSTLKEHIKNYDVILAGPQIKHKEKEIQQECDKLDKPFAIINSKDYGMVDGAAILKAAILLKVKHDKKNV from the coding sequence ATGGATTTTGACAGACTTCATATATTATTAGTTTGTAATTTAGGGGCTTCTACTAGTGTTATGGTGAGCAAAATGACCGAAGTGGCAGAAAAAAGTGAAAAGCTGAAAGACGTGGATATAAAAATAGATGCTTATCCTGTAAGTACTTTGAAAGAGCATATAAAAAATTATGATGTAATACTGGCTGGGCCTCAGATAAAGCATAAGGAAAAAGAGATACAGCAGGAATGTGACAAGCTGGATAAGCCTTTTGCCATAATAAACTCAAAAGATTACGGAATGGTGGACGGGGCGGCAATATTAAAAGCAGCAATTCTGCTAAAAGTAAAACATGATAAAAAAAATGTATAA
- a CDS encoding PTS sugar transporter subunit IIC, translated as MKEKKMNGFIIMLEKYITPVAEKIEAQRHISSIKNGMISLMAILMVGSISLIVMGLGNFFPDGSSIKTLFDNYNDVLGLPFMFTYGLLSIYAAITISYAHSQKMEIPVLHSVLGAVLATAILNVKVVDGAFDFSFMDSRGLFIAIFASLISVEIMAFLIKKKVTIRIKGLPDMIGKTFEAIVPLLIIICISVFISIFTQEMSGGKALPEVFVTVLGPATQGIDTPVAVFLVALFEMIFWFLGLNGYAILVSFTLPFMTQYLTENAQAFASGGVPTHIFTENFWGYFMACTGSGVTGAISILGLMSKSKELKAAGKASIIPAIFNISEPVVYGFPVAYNPYLFIPFVIGTPILSVFSFYVFKLGFINKPVVNVGGMPSPIAQYLITLDWKAPIYAVFIVILGIIMYYPFFKMYEKSVLAEEEKVAEVDKELEELDLDF; from the coding sequence ATGAAAGAAAAAAAGATGAACGGCTTTATTATAATGCTTGAAAAATATATAACGCCTGTTGCGGAAAAAATAGAAGCGCAAAGACATATATCTTCGATAAAAAACGGGATGATAAGTCTTATGGCCATTTTGATGGTTGGATCGATAAGTTTGATAGTAATGGGACTGGGGAATTTTTTTCCTGACGGTTCAAGTATAAAAACTCTATTTGATAATTATAACGATGTACTGGGACTTCCGTTTATGTTTACTTACGGACTGCTTTCCATATATGCGGCAATAACTATCTCATATGCACATTCCCAGAAAATGGAAATTCCGGTTTTGCACAGTGTTCTGGGAGCAGTGCTTGCCACGGCAATACTAAATGTAAAAGTAGTTGACGGTGCCTTTGATTTTAGCTTTATGGATTCGAGAGGACTCTTTATAGCTATCTTCGCATCACTTATATCTGTGGAAATAATGGCATTTCTAATTAAGAAAAAAGTGACTATAAGAATAAAAGGACTGCCTGATATGATAGGCAAGACTTTCGAGGCTATTGTCCCGCTGCTTATAATAATATGCATCAGTGTATTTATCAGTATATTTACTCAGGAAATGTCAGGAGGAAAAGCACTTCCTGAGGTATTTGTAACAGTATTAGGACCTGCAACTCAGGGAATCGATACACCGGTAGCCGTATTTTTGGTAGCATTGTTTGAAATGATTTTCTGGTTTTTGGGATTAAATGGTTACGCAATACTTGTAAGCTTTACACTGCCGTTTATGACACAGTATCTTACGGAAAATGCCCAGGCTTTTGCATCAGGCGGAGTACCGACACATATTTTTACGGAGAATTTCTGGGGATATTTTATGGCATGTACAGGCTCGGGAGTGACAGGTGCTATTTCAATTCTGGGACTTATGAGTAAGTCAAAAGAGCTGAAGGCAGCAGGAAAGGCTTCTATAATACCGGCAATATTTAATATTTCCGAACCGGTAGTATATGGTTTTCCGGTAGCATATAATCCATATCTGTTTATCCCGTTTGTAATCGGGACACCTATATTAAGTGTATTTTCATTTTATGTATTCAAATTAGGTTTTATTAATAAACCTGTAGTCAATGTGGGAGGAATGCCGAGTCCAATAGCGCAGTATCTGATTACGCTTGACTGGAAGGCACCGATTTATGCAGTGTTCATTGTTATTTTGGGAATTATTATGTATTATCCTTTCTTTAAAATGTATGAAAAAAGTGTACTGGCCGAGGAAGAAAAAGTGGCAGAAGTAGATAAAGAGCTGGAAGAGCTGGATCTGGATTTCTAA
- a CDS encoding DUF3224 domain-containing protein: MNKTTLEVLSWDEPLIEDFSAENAVNIAKAKYKSTGWMRGTFTSVYLIHYTIYNPQKLHEVRSTFTGYTIFSGIINGKAGSITFLETGEHSKNSLISSLSIKPEAATNDFMGLEGSGKYTFENGQIILITEF; the protein is encoded by the coding sequence ATGAATAAAACTACACTAGAAGTACTTTCATGGGATGAACCTCTTATAGAGGATTTTTCTGCTGAAAATGCTGTTAACATTGCCAAAGCCAAATATAAATCTACCGGATGGATGAGAGGAACATTTACTTCTGTATATCTTATTCATTATACAATTTATAATCCGCAAAAACTCCATGAAGTCCGTTCTACCTTTACCGGCTACACAATATTTTCCGGAATAATCAATGGTAAAGCCGGTTCTATAACATTTCTGGAAACCGGAGAACACAGTAAAAACAGTCTCATTTCTAGTCTAAGTATTAAACCTGAGGCTGCAACAAATGATTTTATGGGACTGGAAGGAAGTGGAAAATACACCTTTGAAAACGGACAGATTATTTTAATCACTGAATTTTAA